One genomic segment of Musa acuminata AAA Group cultivar baxijiao chromosome BXJ3-3, Cavendish_Baxijiao_AAA, whole genome shotgun sequence includes these proteins:
- the LOC135633589 gene encoding uncharacterized protein LOC135633589, whose translation MGSVGEVSARHRRSRSDSDKRIRTDKPDVSVKSFHHVRMDVEEVGQAEIKKGPSPNCEVESSLKKEIQQLEKCLKDQFVVRQALEKALRHKSSAIDTSIDGYIPKPTKELIREIAMLELEVVHLEQYLLSLYRRVFEQRISNVSPTAVEDVKKHQLISQSMPFPEAATHDIPFRKAESAFQSSHILLPRKSANKLCNEACPVNCQEKHGRGIHRSHSSLVPRSVCSAKGSRSAKNLARALGACHTLPLSLLKHGQDFNSGVTRLADHLGTTIADHIPETPNKLSEDIIKSMCAIYCKLSDDHVGHHCVTSSPTLSFSSRNTFSPCYMKELQSPYCKREGVLDAWLENSCCTERLKDFSGPYSVMVEVSSICKHSRRSSDLDEMLQNYKLLVQRLEMVDPRSMSNDEKIAFWINIHNAIMMHAHLEYGIPGSNIKKASLLIKNIYNIGGRMINADIIQGSILGCRMHPPGQWLRLLLFSQVKIKDGDEWKTYAIKNPEPLIRFALCSGGHSDPAVRVFHPKRLFHQLESAKMEYIHATVTVRKGYKILLPRLIDFFAKDSNQSTQELLDMIKCYLPERLRLVINGCHESSCRKIIEWVPHNFSFRYLLPRELGNAQLN comes from the exons ATGGGCTCTGTTGGAGAGGTCTCTGCTAGGCACAGGCGTTCTAGGAG TGATTCAGACAAGAGAATAAGGACGGACAAACCGGATGTATCGGTCAAATCATTTCATCATGTTAGGATG GATGTGGAAGAAGTCGGCCAAGCTGAGATCAAGAAAGGGCCTTCACCTAACTGTGAGGTTGAAAGCTCTCTCAAGAAAGAG ATTCAACAACTTGAGAAATGCCTCAAGGATCAGTTTGTTGTGCGACAAGCTCTAGAAAAAGCGTTGCGGCACAAGAGTTCTGCCATTGATACATCGATTGATGGTTATATTCCAAAG CCAACCAAGGAGCTAATAAGGGAGATTGCGATGTTAGAGTTAGAGGTTGTGCATTTGGAACAATATCTTCTATCACTCTACCGAAGAGTCTTTGAACAACGTATATCAAATGTATCTCCCACTGCTGTTGAAGATGTAAAGAAGCATCAACTGATTTCCCAGTCAATGCCATTTCCAGAAGCTGCAACACATGATATCCCATTCAGAAAAGCCGAATCAGCATTTCAGTCAAGTCATATTCTTCTTCCACGAAAATCAGCAAACAAGTTATGCAATGAAGCTTGTCCTGTTAATTGTCAAGAGAAGCATGGTCGTGGCATTCACCGCAGCCATTCATCACTAGTGCCACGCTCAGTATGTTCAGCTAAAGGGTCACGTTCGGCAAAGAATCTAGCTCGAGCTCTCGGGGCATGCCATACTCTACCTTTATCGTTACTTAAA CATGGACAAGACTTCAATTCAGGGGTAACAAGGCTGGCAGATCATCTTGGAACAACAATTGCTGATCACATTCCTGAGACACCAAACAAACTATCTGAAGACATTATCAAGTCCATGTGTGCCATCTATTGTAAACTTTCAGATGACCATGTTGGGCATCACTGTGTCACATCTTCACCTACTTTGTCCTTCTCATCAAGGAATACATTTTCTCCCTGTTATATGAAAGAACTGCAGAGCCCTTATTGTAAAAGAGAAGGCGTCCTTGATGCATGGTTGGAGAATTCTTGCTGCACTGAAAGATTAAAGGATTTCAGTGGACCTTACAGTGTGATGGTAGAGGTGTCTTCAATATGCAAGCACAGCCGAAGGTCTAGTGATCTTGACGAAATGCTGCAGAATTATAA ATTGCTTGTTCAGCGATTGGAAATGGTTGATCCGAGATCGATGAGCAATGATGAAAAGATTGCTTTCTGGATTAACATACACAATGCAATTATGATgcat GCACATCTGGAATATGGGATTCCAGGAAGCAACATAAAAAAGGCATCCTTACTAATCAAG AATATATACAATATAGGTGGTCGCATGATAAATGCAGACATAATACAGGGCTCAATACTTGGATGCCGAATGCATCCTCCTGGGCAG TGGCTACGGTTATTACTCTTCTCACAAGTAAAGATCAAAGATGGTGATGAGTGGAAAACCTATGCCATCAAGAATCCTGAACCTCTGATACGCTTTGCACTTTGTTCAGGAGGCCATTCAGATCCCGCG GTTAGAGTGTTCCATCCAAAGAGATTGTTCCATCAGCTGGAATCTGCAAAGATGGAGTACATCCATGCAACTGTGACCGTTCGAAAGGGATACAAGATTCTTCTGCCAAGACTTATCGATTTCTTCGCGAAGGACTCCAATCAATCTACTCAAGAATTACTGGACATGATCAAGTGCTATCTTCCCGAGAGGTTGAGGTTGGTGATCAACGGATGCCATGAAAGCAGCTGCCGCAAGATCATCGAGTGGGTGCCTCACAACTTCTCTTTCAGGTACTTGTTGCCAAGAGAACTTGGAAATGCTCAGCTGAACTGA